In a single window of the Raphanus sativus cultivar WK10039 chromosome 9, ASM80110v3, whole genome shotgun sequence genome:
- the LOC108830945 gene encoding uncharacterized protein LOC108830945, whose translation MSTFPGWKFDSNHSSEAENGRIVFMWDPLLSVVIYLKTPQIMICGVFNPASCESVTVGVVYAYNEQGDREDLWNTITQISTSSLIRNASWMVIGDFNQFLTVSEVYSLYPSSFSTRGMSDFQDCLQANEIFDLSFRGCQFTWSNKSPTNPKSRKLDRALVNEAWMDNFPNSLATFEPPGSSDHSPCLVTITDETPRRKIRFTFFSFFASHPDYGQLMKSAWSTPVTSRFPMSSFYQKLRSAKNCCKGINKSKFSGIEKRTKEAFEHLQSIQNQMMNSPSQQLFQQEVQAREAWLTFSASERNFFKLKSRVRWESKGDLNTGFYHKSVKANLSRNLIHFLTDSEDRRVFDPQEIKNMAVRFYSLLQGRSNSAVSPLSPDHIRSIHTYRFDTTKAEALIAIPTDEEIKHTLFSLPKCKAPGPDGFSSEFFTGSWDLVGRDFLDAVRSFFTSSRLPRQTNATVISMIPKITGASSLSDFRPVSLCNTVYKVISKILGSRLKTITQEAVQNNQAGFVKGRVLADNVLLAAELVADFNKRGRVSRGCLQVDITKAFDSIKWNFILNILSAFALPPIFINWIKVCISTPHFSVAINGELAGFFPGEKGLRQGDPISSSLFVMAMDILSREIDKAALEDKFGSHPSCIDPLVSHLSFADDLLIFFDGKTSSLRGILQVLRDFQRCSGLALNLRKTCVFIDGNDQAMSTQLASEFGITQGSLPVKYLGLPLSPKRLRCDDYQPLIDKIKARVSSWTARHLSFAGRFVLIQSVLYNMIRFWASVFPIPKGCLDKLERMLNAFLWTGAPDSARGAKVSWEGVCVPKECGGLGLKPLRGLNVVYGIKLLWKVLSGSESLWVAWVKKKYLEDRMIWDTGFSNVGSWIWRSLMNLRDTARPFITCQINSGRTASFWHDNWTLAGPLIDITGPMGPMVAGIPVDATVSSAINGRGWENSRSRHPTLLALRASLPSQPPDISLSAEDDYFIWTNSLNGPPEPFSSSKLSEALYPDPATVGWSSVVWFKDHIPKHAFIAWLVMKDRMKTRDKLISWGINIPATCLLCSQEEETTPHLFFECSYSTEVWSRLFQRSGSQQPSSLQQIIPWLLTGPAGMYRQIKKLLFQAAIYHIWRERNSRAHTQLSRPSAQIVRDIFLQLRAKLLALDLKRKETVIASNTGQDHQSYLSTWFDRVQQ comes from the coding sequence ATGTCAACCTTCCCGGGATGGAAATTCGACTCCAACCACAGCAGTGAAGCAGAGAATGGTCGTATTGTGTTCATGTGGGATCCCCTCCTATCAGTGGTTATCTATCTGAAGACACCTCAGATAATGATTTGTGGAGTGTTTAACCCAGCGTCGTGTGAATCTGTTACGGTGGGTGTTGTGTATGCTTATAATGAGCAAGGAGACCGAGAGGATCTATGGAACACCATCACGCAGATCTCAACTTCCTCTTTAATCAGAAACGCATCTTGGATGGTCATAGGCGACTTTAATCAGTTCTTGACTGTCTCGGAAGTGTACTCTCTCTACCCGTCTTCCTTCTCTACCAGAGGGATGTCTGATTTTCAAGACTGTTTACAGGCTAACGAGATTTTTGATCTATCCTTCCGCGGATGCCAATTCACATGGTCTAACAAAAGTCCTACCAAcccaaaatcaagaaaattgGACAGGGCTCTTGTTAATGAAGCTTGGATGGATAATTTCCCCAACTCTTTGGCAACTTTTGAACCGCCAGGCTCTTCTGATCACTCCCCTTGTCTGGTTACCATTACAGATGAGACTCCTCGAAGGAAAATCAGATTCACTTTCTTCTCATTCTTTGCCTCTCATCCTGACTACGGGCAACTTATGAAATCTGCTTGGTCTACCCCAGTTACTTCTCGCTTCCCTATGTCGTCCTTCTACCAGAAGTTGAGATCAGCTAAGAATTGTTGCAAAGGGATAAACAAATCAAAGTTCAGTGGCATTGAGAAGAGAACAAAGGAAGCTTTTGAGCATCTCCAGTCCATTCAAAATCAGATGATGAACTCGCCTTCTCAGCAACTCTTCCAACAGGAGGTTCAGGCTAGAGAAGCGTGGCTTACGTTTTCTGCATCAGAGAGAAACTTCTTCAAGCTCAAGTCTAGAGTCAGATGGGAATCGAAGGGGGATTTAAATACGGGTTTCTATCACAAGTCTGTCAAAGCAAACCTCTCCCGGAACCTGATTCATTTTCTTACTGACTCTGAAGACAGAAGGGTTTTTGATCCTCAGGAGATAAAGAACATGGCAGTTCGGTTCTACTCTCTTCTTCAGGGGCGCTCTAACTCAGCGGTTTCCCCTCTCTCTCCAGACCACATTCGTTCAATTCATACTTACCGATTTGATACAACAAAGGCAGAGGCCCTTATTGCCATTCCTACGGACGAAGAGATAAAACATACTTTATTCTCCTTGCCAAAATGCAAAGCGCCTGGACCTGATGGATTTTCTAGTGAGTTCTTTACTGGGTCTTGGGATCTGGTGGGAAGAGATTTCTTGGATGCGGTTCGAAGCTTTTTCACATCGTCGAGATTGCCGCGCCAAACGAATGCAACCGTAATTTCTATGATTCCAAAGATTACGGGTGCTTCCTCTCTCTCTGACTTCAGACCGGTTTCTCTCTGCAACACAGTGTACAAAGTTATCTCCAAGATACTTGGCTCGCGTCTAAAGACAATTACGCAGGAGGCAGTTCAGAATAATCAAGCAGGCTTTGTGAAAGGGCGGGTCTTGGCGGACAATGTACTACTGGCAGCTGAACTTGTGGCGGATTTTAATAAGAGAGGCAGGGTCTCTAGAGGGTGTTTGCAAGTTGACATAACAAAGGCGTTTGACAGTATTAAATGGAATTTCATTCTCAATATCCTTTCTGCTTTTGCTCTACCTCCGATCTTTATAAATTGGATCAAAGTCTGCATATCAACCCCTCACTTCTCAGTTGCCATTAATGGGGAACTAGCTGGTTTTTTCCCTGGAGAAAAGGGTTTGAGGCAGGGAGACCCTATCTCTTCCTCCTTGTTTGTAATGGCTATGGATATTCTGTCCAGAGAAATTGATAAAGCTGCTTTGGAAGACAAATTTGGTTCACATCCCTCTTGTATCGATCCTTTGGTGTCACACCTGAGCTTTGCAGACGACCTTCTGATATTCTTCGATGGAAAGACTTCCTCTCTTCGAGGTATCCTCCAAGTTCTCAGGGATTTTCAGAGGTGCTCGGGTCTCGCGTTGAACCTCCGGAAAACGTGTGTCTTCATTGATGGCAACGATCAGGCTATGTCTACTCAACTTGCATCTGAGTTCGGCATCACGCAGGGATCTCTACCGGTTAAGTATCTGGGCTTGCCTTTGTCCCCGAAAAGACTGAGATGTGATGACTATCAGCCGCTCATTGACAAAATTAAAGCCAGAGTTTCTTCTTGGACAGCAAGACATCTTTCTTTCGCCGGCAGATTTGTGCTGATCCAGTCGGTTCTCTATAATATGATCCGATTCTGGGCCTCGGTGTTTCCAATCCCAAAGGGTTGTTTGGATAAACTTGAGCGTATGTTAAATGCCTTTCTTTGGACTGGAGCACCAGATTCTGCCCGAGGAGCGAAAGTATCATGGGAAGGGGTCTGTGTTCCAAAAGAGTGTGGAGGGTTGGGTTTAAAGCCACTACGTGGTCTCAATGTTGTCTATGGTATCAAATTGCTTTGGAAAGTCCTTTCTGGCTCTGAATCATTATGGGTAGCTTGGGTGAAGAAGAAATATCTTGAGGACAGAATGATTTGGGACACAGGCTTCTCAAATGTTGGTAGCTGGATTTGGCGCAGTCTAATGAACCTTCGGGATACTGCAAGACCTTTCATTACCTGCCAAATTAACTCAGGCAGAACTGCTTCCTTTTGGCACGATAACTGGACCCTGGCAGGACCGCTCATAGACATAACAGGACCTATGGGTCCAATGGTCGCAGGGATTCCAGTCGATGCCACAGTTTCTTCAGCTATTAACGGGAGGGGATGGGAAAATTCACGAAGCAGACACCCCACTCTCTTAGCTCTTCGCGCTTCTCTTCCATCTCAGCCGCCTGATATATCTCTATCTGCAGAGGATGATTATTTCATTTGGACAAACTCACTCAACGGCCCTCCGGAGCCTTTCTCTTCTTCTAAGCTTTCGGAAGCCCTATATCCAGATCCGGCAACTGTGGGTTGGTCCTCTGTTGTTTGGTTCAAAGATCACATCCCTAAACATGCTTTTATAGCTTGGTTAGTGATGAAAGACAGAATGAAAACACGAGACAAGCTGATTTCTTGGGGAATCAATATTCCTGCAACTTGCTTGCTCTGCAGTCAGGAAGAAGAAACAACTCCTCACTTATTTTTTGAATGCAGTTATTCAACTGAGGTTTGGAGTCGTCTGTTTCAAAGAAGCGGGTCTCAACAGCCTTCTTCGCTTCAGCAAATCATTCCTTGGCTTCTCACAGGACCTGCTGGGATGTACAGGCAAATTAAAAAGCTTTTGTTCCAAGCTGCTATTTACCATATCTGGCGGGAAAGGAACTCAAGGGCTCATACCCAACTCTCAAGACCATCGGCGCAGATCGTGAGAGATATCTTTCTTCAGCTACGTGCCAAACTTCTCGCTCTTGATTTGAAGAGAAAAGAAACAGTCATCGCTTCAAACACCGGACAAGATCATCAGTCATATCTATCTACTTGGTTTGACAGGGTCCAGCAATGA
- the LOC108837825 gene encoding uncharacterized protein LOC108837825, translating to MGGNSSKQSSRSSFYKSRRSSHRVQVDDGVYTRKAWASDEDKRHWVAEPGIDRKASAFIARFHASRVSESERQTLPPCQSHHN from the coding sequence ATGGGAGGCAACAGCAGCAAGCAATCATCGCGCTCAAGCTTCTATAAATCACGAAGGTCGTCTCATAGAGTTCAAGTAGACGACGGCGTATACACGAGGAAGGCATGGGCCAGCGACGAGGACAAGCGACATTGGGTGGCTGAGCCAGGTATTGACCGTAAAGCTTCTGCCTTCATCGCCAGGTTCCATGCCTCTCGTGTCTCTGAGTCCGAGCGCCAAACTCTCCCTCCTTGTCAGTCTCATCATAACTAG
- the LOC108842575 gene encoding uncharacterized protein LOC108842575 — protein MDVRRRESRTEASNREKRINEKDQMNQESFIEELAEEFRLPITHRVTENVDLEDVEQASLDTMISSSNVGFRLLQKMGWKGKGLGKQEQGITEPIKSGIRDRRLGLGKQEEDDYFTAEENIQRRKLDIEIEETEEIAKKREVQAERELKIESDVKEIRKTFYCELCSKQYRTVMEFEGHLSSYDHNHKKRFKEMKEMHGASSRDDRKKREQQRQERELTKMADARKQQQNMQEDPENAPVQLPTKTTLAPLVVQDQRKSLKFGFSSKSGSTSKNQPKNSIKKPKIAIASVFGNDSDED, from the exons ATGGATGTTAGGCGGCGTGAAAGTAGGACGGAAGCAAGTAACAGAGAGAAACGGATTAACGAGAAGGATCAG ATGAATCAAGAGTCTTTCATTGAGGAGCTTGCAGAAGAGTTTAGATTGCCAATAACACACAGGGTGACTGAGAATGTTGATCTTGAGGATGTGGAGCAAGCATCACTAGACACAATGATATCATCTTCAAACGTTGGGTTCCGTCTTCTTCAGAAGATGGGTTGGAAAGGGAAAGGTCTCGGCAAGCAAGAGCAAG GGATAACGGAGCCTATAAAGTCCGGTATAAGGGACCGAAGGCTCGGTTTAGGGAAGCAGGAAGAGGATGATTATTTCACTGCGGAGGAAAACATCCAAAGGAGGAAGCTTGATATTGAGATCGAGGAGACTGAGGAGATCGCTAAGAAACGGGAG GTCCAAGCAGAACGTGAGCTGAAGATTGAGAGCGATGTCAAAGAAATACGCAAAACCTTCTATTGTGAACTCTGCAGCAAGCAGTATAGAACTGTGATGGAGTTTGAAGGTCACTTGAGCTCGTATGATCACAACCATAAGAAG AGATTCAAAGAGATGAAAGAAATGCATGGTGCAAGCAGCCGCGATGATAGGAAGAAGCGAGAGCAGCAGCGTCAAGAGAGGGAGCTGACTAAAAT GGCTGATGCTCGTAAACAACAGCAGAACATGCAAGAAGACCCAGAGAATGCCCCAGTTCAATTACCTACAAAGACCACTCTTGCACCACTTGTTGTCCAAGATCAGCGGAAGTCTTTGAAATTTGGCTTTTCTTCAAAAAGCGGCAGTACATCAAAG AACCAACCCAAGAACAGCATCAAGAAGCCTAAGATAGCAATTGCATCGGTTTTTGGCAACGATAGCGACGAAGACTAA
- the LOC108842576 gene encoding zinc finger CCCH domain-containing protein 3, with amino-acid sequence MPSGKYYCDYCEKEFQDTQVARKRHLQSNPHLRAKALWYSSTPSDVNNHQVSSFVPRGLCNRFVSSNFCPFGDSCRYLHPNNIPGSTGYTTTNNNNTQLLAGLPNQQIQGSSLNRDIFSGRGEGTGWFDLPPSLRPPPEQGYPQLPSIDWG; translated from the exons atgCCGTCGGGGAAATACTACTGCGACTACTGCGAGAAGGAGTTTCAAGACACACAAGTCGCGAGAAAACGACATCTTCAGAGCAATCCTCATCTTCGAGCTAAAGCACTTTGGTACAGCTCTACCCCCTCAG ATGTTAATAATCATCAAGTCTCCAGCTTTGTGCCGAGGGGTCTCTGCAATCGATTCGTTTCATCG AACTTTTGCCCATTCGGAGATTCTTGCAGATACTTGCACCCAAACAACATTCCAGGAAGCACAG GATACACCACCACTAATAACAACAATACACAACTTCTTGCTGGCTTGCCTAACCAACAAATCCAAGGAAGTAGTTTAAACC GTGATATCTTTAGCGGGAGAGGAGAAGGAACCGGTTGGTTCGATCTTCCACCGTCTCTGAGACCGCCTCCTGAGCAAGGCTATCCTCAACTTCCCTCCATTGACTGGGGatag
- the LOC108842573 gene encoding shaggy-related protein kinase alpha translates to MTSVAIPPVHGARDSTGLDKLPQEMNDMKLRDDKEMEPIVVDGNGTETGHIIVTTIGGRNGQPKQTISYMAERVVGQGSFGVVFQAKCLETGETVAIKKVLQDRRYKNRELQTMRLFDHPNVVSLKHCFFSTTEKDELYLNLVLEYVPETVHRVIKHYNKLNQRMPLIYVKLYTYQIFRALSYIHRCIGVCHRDIKPQNLLVNPHTHQVKLCDFGSAKVLVKGEPNISYICSRYYRAPELIFGATEYTTAIDVWSAGCVLAELLLGQPLFPGESGVDQLVEIIKVLGTPTREEIKCMNPNYTEFKFPQIKAHPWHKIFHKRMPPEAVDLVSRLLQYSPSLRSAALDILVHPFFDELRDPNARLPNGRFLPPLFNFKPHELKGVAVEIVAKLVPEHARKQCPWLGL, encoded by the exons ATGACATCCGTGGCCATACCTCCAGTTCATGGAGCTAGAGACTCTACTGGTCTCGATAAACTTCCTCAAGAAATGAACGACATGAAACTTCGTGACGATAAA GAAATGGAACCGATAGTGGTAGACGGCAACGGCACAGAGACTGGCCACATTATAGTCACTACCATCGGTGGAAGAAACGGCCAACCCAAACAGACGATCAGCTACATGGCAGAACGTGTTGTTGGACAAGGATCTTTTGGCGTTGTGTTCCAA gcGAAGTGTCTTGAGACAGGAGAAACCGTTGCAATAAAGAAAGTTTTACAAGACCGGAGGTACAAGAACCGTGAGCTTCAGACCATGAGGCTCTTTGACCATCCCAACGTTGTCTCTCTAAAACACTGCTTCTTCTCAACCACCGAGAAAGACGAGCTTTACCTCAACCTTGTTCTCGAATACGTCCCGGAGACTGTTCACCGTGTTATCAAACACTACAACAAACTCAACCAGCGGATGCCTCTCATATACGTCAAACTCTACACCTATCAG ATTTTTAGAGCCTTGTCTTACATTCACCGTTGTATCGGCGTGTGTCATCGCGACATCAAACCGCAAAACTTGTTGGTGAATCCACACACTCATCAAGTGAAGCTATGTGATTTTGGAAGTGCGAAAGTATTG GTGAAAGGAGAACCAAACATCTCATACATTTGCTCGAGGTATTACAGAGCACCTGAGCTTATTTTTGGAGCAACCGAGTACACAACAGCCATTGATGTTTGGTCTGCAGGATGTGTTCTTGCTGAGCTCTTGCTTGGACAG CCATTGTTCCCTGGTGAGAGTGGTGTTGATCAACTTGTGGAGATTATCAAG GTTTTGGGAACGCCTACTAGGGAAGAAATCAAGTGCATGAACCCTAACTACACTGAATTCAAGTTCCCTCAGATTAAAGCTCATCCATGGCACAAG ATATTCCACAAACGCATGCCTCCGGAGGCTGTTGATTTGGTCTCAAGACTTCTTCAATACTCTCCCAGTCTAAGATCTGCTGCT CTGGATATATTGGTCCACCCATTCTTTGATGAGCTAAGAGACCCAAATGCTCGTCTGCCTAACGGACGTTTCCTTCCACCACTTTTCAACTTCAAGCCTCACG AGCTGAAAGGTGTGGCGGTGGAGATTGTAGCTAAGTTAGTACCTGAGCATGCGAGGAAGCAGTGTCCTTGGCTCGGTTTGTGA
- the LOC130500341 gene encoding uncharacterized protein LOC130500341 produces the protein MAWMQMIQSARSLLRTTQPSSTLNLPRFYSKPPPYAVKVGIPEFLSGIGGGVETHIAKLETEIGDLSKLLVTRTLRLKKHGVPCKHRKLILKYSHKYRLGLWKPRADAIKA, from the exons ATGGCGTGGATGCAAATGATACAGAGCGCGAGATCTCTTCTAAGGACAACACAACCTTCTTCCACTCTAAACCTCCCCAGATTCTATTCCAAACCACCTCCTTACGCCG TGAAGGTTGGGATCCCAGAGTTCTTGAGTGGGATTGGGGGAGGAGTTGAGACTCATATCGCTAAACTTGAAACAGAGATTGGTGATCTTTCGAAACTGCTTGTGACTCGTACCCTAAGACTCAAGAAGCATGGCGTCCCTTGCAAACAT aggAAGCTGATACTGAAGTATAGCCATAAGTACAGGCTAGGGCTATGGAAACCTAGAGCTGACGCTATAAAGGCCTGA
- the LOC130500342 gene encoding protein SEMI-ROLLED LEAF 2-like: protein MGFISRNVFPACESMCVCCPALRPRSRHPAKRYKKLLGEIFPKSPDGAPNERKIVKLCEYAAKNPIRIPKIAKILEERCYKDLRSEQMKFINIVTEAYNKMLCHCKDQMAYFAASLLNVVTELLENSKQDTPTILGCQTLTRFIYSQVDGTYTHSIEKFAHKVCSLAREQGEEHQKQCLRASGLQCLSAMVWFMGEFSQIFASFDEIVHAVLDNYEANMIAQTNEDREEQNCNWVNEVIRCEGRGAGVSGCNSPSYMIVRPRTARKDPTLLTKEESEMPKVWAQICLQRMVDLAKESTTLRCILDPMFSYFNSRRQWTPPNGLAMIVLSDATYMMETSGSQQLVLSTVVRHLDNKHVVSDPELKAYIIQVAGCLAKLIRTSSYLRDISFVNDLCRHLRKSFQATSRSVGEEELNLNVMLQNSIEDCLREIAKGIGNTQPLFDMMAVLVEGLPSSGVVSRAAVGSLLILAHAMSSALSPSMRSQQVFPDALLDALLKAMLHPNVETRVGAHEIFSVILLPSSGQSQAGLASVRASGYLNESRNLRSDTTTSAFTSIAARLDKLRKEKDGVKIEKNGYNEDLKNYKSSPNFHKLNSMIDRTAGSVSLADMLPSMMKFTEDQIGQLLSAFWTQSTLSDNVPSNIEAIAHSLSLVLLSLRLKNPDDGLVVRAFQLLFSLRNLSLDLNNGTLPTVCKRLILALSTSTLMFAAKIYQIPHICKILKSQLPGDVDPYLFIGDDLQLHLKPQANMKDFGSSSDSQMATSMLFEMRSKVELSNTIITDVVAKNLSKASKFQEADVQMQLSEPFTPDDAFMFGSRLISEPGPNQSISKESLSFDEDIPAGTMVEDEVTSELSVRFQPRGSPSSSTPQVLSIGQLMESALEVAGQVVVSSVSTSPLPYDTMTNRCETFGTGTRQRLSRWLATENRQVNGLYRNSSEESSALEKVTEDGSIYGRECGVFQDTWSMMSLPPASPFDNFLKAAGAGR from the exons ATGGGGTTCATCTCAAGGAATGTTTTTCCAGCGTGCGAGAGTATGTGCGTTTGCTGCCCTGCTCTCAGGCCGAGATCTCGACATCCCGCTAAGCGTTACAAGAAACTGCTCGGCGAGATCTTCCCTAAATCCCCT GATGGTGCACCAAATGAGAGAAAGATTGTCAAATTGTGTGAATATGCTGCCAAAAACCCAATCCGTATCCCTAAg ATAGCTAAGATTCTTGAAGAGAGGTGTTACAAGGACCTTCGATCTGAACAGATGAAGTTCATCAATATTGTCACTGAGGCTTACAACAAAATGCTTTGCCATTGCAAAGATCAGAT GGCTTATTTCGCTGCAAGTTTGCTGAATGTGGTTACAGAGCTACTTGAGAATTCAAAGCAGGACACACCAACCATTCTTGGATGCCAAACTTTGACAAGGTTCATTTACAGTCAG GTTGATGGAACTTACACACACAGCATTGAAAAATTTGCGCATAAAGTTTGCTCATTGGCTCGTGAACAAGGTGAAGAACATCAAAAGCAGTGTCTGAGAGCATCTGGCCTCCAATGCCTCTCAGCTATG GTGTGGTTTATGGGAGAGTTTTCACAAATCTTTGCTTCTTTTGATGAGATTGTACACGCCGTTCTTGATAACTACGAGGCAAACATGATCGCTCAGACCAACGAAGACAGAGAAGAGCAGAACTGCAACTGGGTGAATGAAGTGATCAGATGTGAAGGCCGAGGAGCAGGAGTCAGCGGTTGTAATAGCCCTAGCTACATGATTGTCAGACCAAGAACTGCAAGAAAAGATCCGACTCTATTGACTAA AGAAGAGAGTGAGATGCCTAAAGTGTGGGCACAGATTTGTCTCCAGAGGATGGTTGATCTGGCTAAAGAAAGCACAACTCTGCGGTGTATCTTGGATCCTATGTTCAGCTATTTCAACTCTAGACGCCAATGGACTCCTCCAAACGGTCTGGCCATGATAGTTCTCTCTGATGCAACATATATGATGGAAACCTCTG GGAGTCAGCAGCTGGTGTTATCAACTGTTGTACGTCATCTTGACAATAAGCATGTTGTCAGTGATCCTGAACTCAAGGCATATATCATACAAGTTGCTGGTTGTCTAGCAAAGCTGATCCGGACCAGTTCGTACCTCAGGGACATAAGTTTTGTTAATGACTTGTGCCGGCATCTGAGGAAAAGCTTCCAGGCAACGTCGAGATCAGTTGGAGAAGAGGAACTCAACTTGAACGTGATGCTTCAGAACTCTATTGAAGATTGTCTGCGAGAGATAGCCAAAGGAATTGGAAACACACAGCCATTGTTCGATATGATGGCTGTTTTAGTCGAGGGGCTTCCTTCTTCAGGAGTTGTTTCACGTGCAGCGGTTGGATCACTGTTGATTCTCGCACACGCAATGTCTTCAGCGTTGTCCCCATCTATGCGTTCGCAACAGGTTTTCCCAGACGCACTTCTTGATGCGCTTCTTAAAGCAATGCTGCATCCAAATGTGGAAACTCGTGTGGGAGCGCATGAGATATTCTCTGTGATTCTCTTGCCGAGTTCTGGTCAGTCTCAGGCTGGACttgcatcagtgagagcttctgGTTATCTCAACGAGTCCAGGAACTTGAGAAGCGATACAACAACCTCTGCGTTCACATCTATCGCTGCTAGATTAGACAAGCTCAGAAAGGAGAAGGACGGCGTCAAGATTGAGAAGAACGGTTATAATGAGGATCTTAAGAACTACAAATCTTCCCCAAACTTTCACAAGTTGAATTCCATGATTGATAGGACTGCTGGGAGTGTCAGTCTAGCTGATATG TTACCATCAATGATGAAGTTTACTGAAGATCAAATAGGGCAATTGTTATCTGCGTTTTGGACACAGTCAACTCTTTCTGATAATGTACCTTCAAACATTGAAGCTATTGCTCATTCTTTGAGTTTGGTGCTTCTTTCCTTGCGACTAAAG AACCCTGATGATGGGCTTGTTGTCCGTGCCTTCCAGCTTCTTTTCTCACTGAGGAATCTTTCTTTGGACCTTAATAACG GGACATTGCCAACGGTTTGCAAGCGGTTGATCCTTGCTTTATCCACGAGTACGCTGATGTTCGCTGCCAAAATATATCAGATTCCTCATATTTGCAAAATCTTGAAGagtcaacttcctggtgat gtGGATCCGTATCTGTTCATTGGCGATGACTTGCAACTTCACTTAAAACCACAGGCGAATATGAAAGACTTTGGGTCATCAAGTGATAGCCAGATGGCTACTTCAATGCTGTTTGAGATGAGAAGCAAAGTAGAACTCTCCAACACTATCATAACCGATGTTGTGGCTAAAAATCTATCTAAGGCTTCAAAG TTCCAAGAAGCTGATGTACAGATGCAACTCTCTGAGCCGTTCACACCTGATGATGCTTTTATGTTTGGATCACGGCTTATCTCTGAGCCTGGACCAAACCAAAGTATCTCTAAGGAATCGCTGTCCTTTGATGAG GACATACCTGCAGGTACAATGGTTGAGGACGAAGTGACGAGTGAACTCTCTGTACGTTTTCAACCAAGAGGGTCCCCTTCATCATCTACTCCTCAAGTTCTCAGCATTGGCCAGCTTATGGAATCT GCGCTTGAGGTGGCTGGTCAAGTAGTTGTGTCATCTGTCTCCACTTCTCCGCTTCCTTACGACACAATGACAAACCGCTGCGAAACCTTTGGGACTGGGACAAGACAGAGGCTCTCAAGGTGGTTGGCCACCGAGAACCGCCAAGTGAATGGTCTCTACAGAAACTCATCAGAGGAGTCTTCTGCACTTGAAAAG GTAACAGAAGATGGGAGCATCTATGGGAGAGAATGTGGTGTGTTTCAGGATACGTGGTCCATGATGAGTCTGCCTCCAGCTAGTCCCTTTGACAATTTCCTCAAAGCAGCAGGAGCTGGAAGATGA